From the Acidobacteriota bacterium genome, one window contains:
- the ruvC gene encoding crossover junction endodeoxyribonuclease RuvC translates to MRVLGIDPSLKSTGFGIVEEANGALTPVAYGIIKPAARLPLHLKLAEIKSELESLIRTYGPGDVSIENVFYAQNQKTALILGQVRGAVLVAVAATGCGLAEYSPLEIKKAVTGYGQADKEQVLTMVRSLLGIDDDAIPLDASDALAAAICHLNARQYQAKIGGEDEP, encoded by the coding sequence ATGCGGGTCCTCGGGATCGATCCCAGCCTCAAGTCCACGGGGTTCGGGATCGTCGAGGAGGCGAACGGCGCCCTCACCCCCGTCGCCTACGGCATCATCAAGCCCGCGGCTAGGCTTCCGCTTCATCTGAAGCTGGCCGAGATCAAGTCCGAGCTTGAGAGCCTCATCCGGACCTACGGGCCGGGCGACGTGTCCATCGAGAACGTCTTTTACGCCCAAAACCAGAAGACGGCCCTGATCCTCGGCCAGGTCCGCGGCGCGGTGCTGGTGGCCGTGGCCGCAACGGGCTGCGGGCTCGCCGAGTACTCCCCGCTCGAGATCAAGAAGGCGGTCACGGGCTACGGCCAGGCCGACAAGGAGCAGGTCCTGACGATGGTCCGCTCGCTTCTCGGGATCGACGACGACGCCATCCCGCTCGACGCCTCGGACGCCCTGGCCGCGGCCATCTGCCACCTCAATGCCCGCCAGTACCAGGCCAAGATCGGAGGCGAGGACGAGCCATGA
- a CDS encoding YebC/PmpR family DNA-binding transcriptional regulator, with protein MSGHSKWASIKHKKAATDAKRGKIFTRLIREISMAARAGGGDPDKNAALRKAIADAKSANMPADNVKRAIMKGTGQLEGAAYEEVAYEGYGPGGVAIFLQAVTDNKNRTVSEIRHIFQKNAGTLSEKGSVAWMFKRMGYIDVEKAKASEDILMDVALSAGADDLKDEGSLFEVITSPEKYDAVLEAVKKAEIEVAASEVGFLPQNYVKVEGKEAQQVLRLVEELEDHDDVQSVSSNFDISEEEIASFSQAG; from the coding sequence ATGTCCGGACATTCCAAGTGGGCGTCTATCAAACATAAGAAGGCCGCGACCGATGCCAAGCGCGGCAAGATCTTCACCCGCCTGATCCGCGAGATCAGCATGGCCGCCCGGGCCGGCGGCGGCGATCCCGACAAGAACGCCGCCCTGCGCAAGGCCATCGCCGACGCCAAGAGCGCCAACATGCCGGCCGACAACGTCAAGCGGGCCATCATGAAGGGCACGGGCCAGCTCGAAGGCGCGGCCTACGAAGAAGTCGCCTACGAAGGCTACGGCCCCGGCGGCGTGGCCATCTTCCTCCAGGCCGTCACCGACAACAAGAACCGCACGGTTTCCGAGATCCGCCATATCTTCCAGAAGAACGCCGGCACGCTGAGCGAGAAAGGCTCGGTCGCCTGGATGTTCAAGCGCATGGGCTACATCGACGTCGAGAAGGCCAAGGCGTCCGAGGACATCCTGATGGACGTCGCCCTGTCGGCCGGGGCCGACGACCTCAAGGACGAGGGTTCCCTCTTCGAGGTCATCACCTCGCCCGAAAAGTACGACGCCGTCCTAGAGGCCGTCAAGAAGGCCGAGATCGAGGTCGCCGCCTCCGAGGTCGGGTTCCTGCCCCAGAACTACGTCAAGGTCGAGGGCAAGGAAGCCCAGCAGGTGCTGCGGCTGGTCGAGGAGCTCGAGGACCACGACGACGTCCAGTCCGTCTCCTCCAACTTCGACATCTCCGAAGAGGAGATCGCCAGCTTCTCGCAGGCCGGGTGA
- a CDS encoding heavy metal translocating P-type ATPase, with product MNDRGGSGAGKRAAAGSETRFDFSVTGMDCASCAANVERALRKVPGVREAAVNLAAGRATVLYDPGKAGPRDLAKAVRDAGYGVAASEEAARETADQDYRSLRTSVIWGGLLALVIILGSMPHWFPWLPAFLRNFYVLWALATPVQFVLGLRFYKSAWSALRRGTANMNTLVAVGTSAAYLFSVAATVLPGFFRGAGVEPQVYFDTSAVIIVLVLFGRALEARAKGKTSGAIRRLMGLRPRTAHVLGPEGERETAIEEVRAGDVLVVRPGERIPVDGVILEGRTSVDESMITGESLPVDKGPGQEIIGATMNKWGSFRFRAVRVGEDTALARIIRLVEEAQGTKAPIQRLADVISAWFVPVVIGIAVLTFAAWALAGPPPRLVFALLNFVAVLIIACPCAMGLATPTAIMVATGRGAERGILIRSGESLETVHKVDTFVFDKTGTLTNGRPETTDIVPAAGVEPRTLLALAASVENGSEHPLGQAVVRRARADGVPVDAAQDFRALEGMGVEGAANGRRVLVGSRKLVAEAGIDLAALAGPAEKLAGAGKTVAYVAVDGRPAGLLGLADTLKPGARETVDALRRSGRRVVMLTGDNALTARALAAEAGIDEVRAEVLPGDKAEVVRALQAEGRRVAMVGDGINDAPALVQADVGLALGTGTDVAMASADITLMSGDLGTVVSAVELSRRTIRTIRQNLFWAFAYNVIGIPVAAGALYPFLKVLLNPMIASAAMALSSVSVVSNSLRLRRAKI from the coding sequence ATGAACGACAGGGGAGGTTCCGGGGCGGGGAAGAGAGCGGCCGCGGGGTCCGAGACCCGCTTCGACTTCTCCGTGACGGGCATGGACTGCGCCAGCTGCGCCGCCAACGTCGAGCGGGCGCTCAGGAAGGTGCCGGGGGTCCGCGAGGCGGCCGTAAATCTCGCTGCCGGGCGGGCGACCGTGCTCTATGACCCGGGGAAAGCGGGCCCGCGGGACCTGGCCAAGGCCGTCCGGGACGCCGGCTACGGCGTCGCCGCGTCGGAGGAAGCCGCCAGGGAGACCGCCGACCAGGATTACCGCTCTCTGCGGACGTCGGTCATCTGGGGCGGCCTGCTGGCCCTGGTCATCATCCTGGGAAGCATGCCCCATTGGTTCCCCTGGCTGCCGGCTTTCCTCCGGAATTTCTATGTCCTCTGGGCGCTGGCGACGCCGGTCCAGTTCGTCCTGGGCCTGCGCTTCTACAAGTCCGCCTGGAGCGCCCTCAGGCGCGGCACGGCGAACATGAACACCCTGGTGGCCGTCGGCACGTCGGCGGCCTATCTTTTCAGCGTCGCGGCCACCGTCCTGCCGGGGTTCTTCCGCGGAGCCGGGGTCGAGCCGCAGGTCTATTTCGATACCTCGGCCGTCATCATCGTCCTCGTCCTATTCGGGCGCGCGCTCGAGGCCCGGGCCAAGGGCAAGACCTCGGGCGCCATCCGGCGGCTCATGGGCCTGCGGCCGCGGACGGCGCACGTCCTGGGACCGGAAGGCGAGCGCGAAACGGCCATCGAGGAGGTCCGCGCCGGCGACGTCCTCGTCGTCCGGCCGGGCGAGAGGATCCCGGTCGACGGCGTCATCCTCGAAGGGCGGACGTCGGTCGACGAGTCCATGATCACCGGCGAGAGCCTGCCCGTCGACAAGGGGCCGGGCCAGGAGATCATCGGGGCGACGATGAACAAGTGGGGAAGCTTCCGCTTCCGGGCCGTCCGCGTCGGCGAGGACACGGCCCTGGCCCGGATCATCCGCCTGGTCGAGGAGGCGCAGGGCACCAAGGCCCCCATCCAGCGCCTGGCCGACGTCATCTCGGCCTGGTTCGTGCCTGTCGTCATAGGCATCGCCGTCCTGACCTTCGCCGCCTGGGCCCTCGCCGGCCCGCCGCCGCGCCTGGTCTTCGCCCTGCTCAACTTCGTGGCCGTGCTGATCATCGCCTGCCCCTGCGCCATGGGCCTGGCCACGCCGACGGCCATCATGGTCGCGACCGGCCGGGGCGCCGAGCGCGGCATCCTCATCCGGAGCGGGGAGAGCCTGGAGACCGTGCACAAGGTCGACACGTTCGTCTTCGACAAGACGGGGACGCTGACCAACGGCCGGCCGGAAACGACCGACATCGTGCCGGCGGCGGGGGTCGAGCCCCGGACCCTTCTGGCGCTGGCCGCTTCGGTCGAGAACGGCTCCGAGCATCCGCTCGGGCAGGCCGTCGTCCGCCGGGCCCGGGCCGATGGCGTTCCCGTCGACGCGGCGCAGGACTTCCGGGCCCTCGAAGGCATGGGGGTCGAAGGCGCGGCGAACGGCCGCCGCGTCCTGGTCGGCAGCCGGAAGCTCGTGGCGGAGGCCGGGATCGACCTCGCGGCGCTGGCCGGCCCGGCCGAGAAGCTGGCCGGGGCCGGCAAGACCGTGGCCTATGTCGCCGTGGACGGGCGACCCGCCGGCCTGCTGGGCCTGGCCGACACGCTCAAGCCGGGCGCCCGCGAGACCGTCGACGCCCTCCGGCGCTCGGGCCGGCGCGTGGTCATGCTGACGGGCGACAACGCCCTGACCGCCCGGGCCCTGGCCGCCGAGGCCGGCATCGACGAGGTCCGGGCCGAGGTCCTGCCGGGCGACAAGGCCGAAGTCGTCCGCGCTCTCCAGGCGGAGGGACGGCGCGTGGCCATGGTCGGCGATGGCATCAACGACGCCCCCGCCCTGGTGCAGGCCGACGTCGGGCTGGCCCTCGGAACGGGCACCGACGTGGCCATGGCCTCGGCCGATATCACCCTGATGTCGGGGGACCTGGGAACGGTCGTCTCGGCCGTCGAGCTCAGCCGGCGGACCATCCGGACCATCCGGCAGAACCTGTTCTGGGCGTTCGCTTACAACGTGATCGGGATCCCGGTTGCCGCGGGCGCGCTCTATCCGTTCCTGAAGGTCCTGCTCAACCCCATGATCGCCTCGGCGGCCATGGCCCTGAGCTCGGTCTCGGTGGTGAGCAATTCCCTCCGGCTCCGGCGGGCGAAGATATAG